The candidate division WOR-3 bacterium genome has a segment encoding these proteins:
- a CDS encoding DUF167 domain-containing protein: MYIKVKVIPRARKTTVIELESGMLKVKVSSPPADNRANQELVRILADYYGVKRSAVKIRKGEKSREKLVEILSAG; encoded by the coding sequence ATGTATATAAAAGTAAAGGTTATCCCCCGTGCCAGAAAGACTACAGTGATTGAATTGGAGAGCGGGATGCTGAAGGTGAAGGTTTCATCACCGCCGGCGGACAATAGAGCCAATCAGGAACTTGTCAGGATACTTGCAGATTACTACGGCGTTAAAAGGTCGGCCGTAAAGATAAGAAAAGGTGAGAAATCCCGCGAAAAGCTCGTCGAAATTTTATCTGCCGGCTGA
- the rdgB gene encoding RdgB/HAM1 family non-canonical purine NTP pyrophosphatase translates to MTIVLATKNPHKIEEIKSILGSDIDYQTLSDYFSMEVKEVGRTLLENSLAKALFTFKLTGKPSLADDSGLFVHALNGEPGIYSSRYGKDDNERLSRLLKNLQDKEDRKAVFKAVFVYYFAPDKYEVFTGECAGKIAESPRGSGGFGYDPVFIPRGYKRTFAELGQEIKNRISHRAAALKKFKNYLISAGR, encoded by the coding sequence ATGACGATCGTCTTAGCGACAAAAAATCCCCATAAGATAGAGGAGATAAAGAGCATCCTCGGTTCTGATATCGATTATCAAACCCTGAGTGATTATTTCAGCATGGAGGTAAAGGAAGTCGGCAGGACGCTCCTTGAAAACAGTCTTGCCAAGGCGTTATTCACCTTTAAGCTCACCGGCAAACCCTCTCTGGCTGATGATTCCGGACTCTTTGTCCACGCCCTCAACGGTGAACCGGGAATATATTCATCCCGTTACGGAAAAGACGATAATGAAAGGCTCTCCAGACTTCTGAAGAATCTACAAGATAAAGAGGATCGAAAGGCTGTATTTAAAGCGGTCTTTGTATACTATTTCGCACCTGATAAGTATGAAGTGTTCACCGGTGAATGTGCCGGAAAGATAGCGGAAAGCCCGCGCGGTTCCGGAGGATTCGGTTATGATCCCGTGTTCATCCCCCGCGGATACAAGCGGACATTCGCTGAACTCGGGCAGGAGATAAAGAACCGCATCAGCCACAGGGCGGCGGCATTGAAAAAATTCAAGAACTATCTGATATCAGCCGGCAGATAA